A stretch of the Opisthocomus hoazin isolate bOpiHoa1 chromosome 2, bOpiHoa1.hap1, whole genome shotgun sequence genome encodes the following:
- the SMLR1 gene encoding small leucine-rich protein 1 has protein sequence MSMSYVFSVFVRELPGWVLFGVIFMPVTLLLLLLIVYFRIKLSEVNEELARAQNPSKVLLNHHGQWRKPRRSGQKENKCKNSRTFKRVSHLRKQT, from the exons ATGAGCATGAGTTACGTATTTTCGGTGTTTGTGAGGGAGCTGCCTGGCTGGGTTCTCTTTGGTGTGATCTTCATGCCCGTGACTTTACTCCTGCTGCTGCTAATTGTCTACTTCAGGATCAAACTCTCAGAAG ttaacgAGGAACTGGCCAGGGCACAAAACCCCAGCAAGGTCCTCCTGAATCACCATGGCCAGTGGCGGAAACCCAGGAGATCTGGACAAAAAGAGAACAAATGCAAGAACTCAAGGACATTTAAGCGAGTCTCACATCTCAGGAAGCAAACTTAA